The Peptoanaerobacter stomatis genome includes the window AAATCCCATGTAATAAAACTCTCTTTGAGAATATTTTATGGCAAATATTCTTATTTGTTCATGTGTATTTATATCTATGGCGTACAATATTATCTGTGCCAAGTTTTCATCAGATGAATCTGTTACTATACTGAAAAATATATAGTTCATATCCTCATAAATTTGTACATCCTCATCATCGCTTGGCACAAATATGTCAAATTTATATGGATGTAGTGTATGTGTCCCTTCATCTATTCTTACATTTTTATTTTCTTCTATATAATAACAGTATATGCCATCCACCCAATATTCGTTTTTTGAGTTTTGGATAGCTTTTACAAAATAAACTCTGTCTTTTAACACTTTTATAGGTTTCAGATCTATTGTAGGTACTTCTTGAAATTCTTTTACAACACTTAAATCTATTTTCCTCAATTTTATTTTCCTTATCTTTTTAACTATTTAATTCTACTGCACTTAATATATCATCTGAATAGATGCCGTACGCTTTTTGTCCGTTTATATATGCTTTTGCCTTTGTTTTGTCATTCTCTGTGTGTATATACACCCTTATTCCGTTATTAGTAAGCAATTCAGGTAAAGTTGTATAAACTCTGTATAAATTATCCATAGTTACAGCGAACAAATCATTGCATTTTGCAAATTCCAAAACTCCATACGGACTTTGTTCTGTCCTATAAAGTGTATATATTATATTTTTATAGCCCAAATCTTTTATTTTTTGATACTGAACTGTATCATATATCTGCGGTATAAATCTTGACTGTATTTCTTTTGAACTGTTGGCAAATTCTGTCAAAGCTTTTATGTTTCCATTTTCCATATTATCTTCTTTTACATCTGTCACTATATATGCATCCGTATTATTTTTAAGCCATTCCAATGTGTCGTCTATGGACATCTGTTTTAGAGAATTTATCATTTTTTTATTTTTAAACTCTTCATATTTCATATAGTAATTATTTGAAAATACATCTCCCGTCAACTTTTTAAAACTTGCCCAATCATGTAATTGTACTATTTTGCCGTCAGTAGTCCAATCAAAATCTATTTCCAATATTCTGTTTCCTCTTGAATATGAACTGTTCATAGCTTGAAGGGTATTTGTTCCTACTATTCCAAGTACTTTACCTCCTGCATGAGCTATAAATCTGTCATTTTGTATTGCAGGTCTTATATAGTTGTTGGATTTTACGGCTTGAGGTATAGCTATAGGCAAATTTACTATGTCTTCTATTGAATATATATATCCGTCAAATTTGCTCTCATTTTTATTTGTAAGTGTAGGCTTATTTATCTCATACACTCTTCTTTTTGCTTTTTTTATCTCTTCCATTTCTTTTTGATTAGGACTTGTATTTTGATATACAAACATTATATTTTTATCTTTGTTGTTTACTGCAAAGCTGTATATATTGTTTTCGCCTTTTAAATCTACAAGAGCAACATTGTCGAAAGTTTTATAATTTCCTAAAATATCCGTTGTTTCTATTATAAGTTTGTCTTTATTTTTAAAAGATTTGTTGTTTAAAATGTCAAATATATTTTTTTCCGTATCTAAGCTTTTCACAAAAAATCTTGCATCCGGATAATTATTTAAAAACACATTTATATCGCCTATACTCATTTGAGTTTCACCATTTTTCATTTTATATGAAAAATATTCGTCTATTGTAGGTCTTTGTATATACGCTTCATAATATCTGTAAAAATACTCACTGAAATTATCTGCAAGAACTATTTGATTGTCCAAAGTGGCTGATACGGTTATTTCAAAAACTCTAAATCCCCTGTCATAAAGACTTTGCAATTCCTGTTTGCTTTGAGTACGTAACCTCACAACATACTGTGAATTGGGTATGTTTTTAAATACGTCCACTATTTTTGTCTGAGTTTCTTTGGGTTTATTTTCTAACGCTTCTAAATCTTCAACTTTTTGTTCTTTTTCTGTGCTTTCTGTTTTAGGCTTTTCTATTTGGCTTGCTTCATTTGATTTTACAGAATTATTTATATCATTTATATTAATTTCTGCATATATCGTATTTGTTGTTAATAGTGCTGTAAGCATTAATAAAGGTAAAATTTTTCTTTTCAAAATATCTATATTCCTTTCTAAAAATTTATATTATTTTTACATTGTCATCTCCGACAAGTGCTTTTATCCTGCTTATGATTTCATCGCTATAATCTATATTCATATTATCTTTTACCATAACTTTTTTTGTCTTTTCATCATAAAAATATAGTTTCGCATTTCCATACGGCTTTGTCAAGTTTTCTACGAGATGAACTTTGGGTGAATTTTTAAAATCATCTATTTTCACATATACTTTTTTTATTTCTTCCAAATCATCTATTGATTGTATGCTCTCAGCTATAACTCTGTTGTCTTCATCTTCTTCCAATGATAACCTTCCTTTTACAAATATGACGCTGTCTTTTATTAAATAGGCAGATATTTGAGCATATATTTTAGGAAAAACTATTACTTCAACACTTGAATATAAATCTTCTATTGTCAAAAATGCCATAAGCTCATTATTTTTTTTAGTGGAATTTATCTTTATCTTATTTATAATTCCTACTATGCCTATTTTCAGATTTTCTATATCCGATATTGACGTATTTTCCTCGTTTATCTCTTTTATTTGGACTGAATTGATATTAACATTGCTGTCTATTATTTTTTTATACTTGTCAAGCGGATTTCCACTTAAATAAAATCCCAATATATCTTTTTCCATAGACAACAATATCTCATGTGAAAACTCATTTATCTTGACAATACTGTCCTGCCTATAATTTTTTATGCTTTCATTGTTAAAAAAGCTTATCTGTCCTTGAATATTGTTCTTTTTTCTCAGTTGTATTGAATTTATTATGCTTTCATAATTTGACATTATGCTTGCTCTGTTCGGTATAAGAGAATCTATTGCACCTGATTTTATCAGAGATTCCACTACTTTTTTATTTATATTTTTACTTTCCAATCTTTCTACTATATCTTCAAAACTTGTGTAATCTCCGTTTTTTTCTCTTTCAAATGCTATGTTGTCAGCGACTGCAAATCCTATACCTTTTAGCGCCGAAAGCGGAAATCTTATAGCATCATTTTCTACATGAAAATCTGAATAAGAGTAATTTATATCCGGTGGAAGTATCTTTACATCATTTTCTTCACAATCTATCTTGTATTCTATAATCTTATCTATATTGCCTATAACTGAACTCATAAGTGCCGCCATAAACTCAACTTTATAATGTGTTTTCAAATATGCCGTCTGATATGATATAACTGCATAAGCAGCCGCATGCGATTTATTGAAAGCATAATTTGCAAAATCTATCATATCGTCAAATATTTTATTTGCACTTTCTTCATCTACACCATTTTTTATACAGCCTATTATATTTTCTTCTTCATTTCCATATACAAAATTTTTTCGCTCCTGCTCCATTACGTCCATTTTCTTCTTGGACATCGCTCTTCTCACCAAATCTGCCCTACCGTATGAATATCCTGCCAAATCTCTTACGGCTTGCATAACTTGCTCTTGGTATATCATTATACCGTTTGTTACAGAAAGTATTGGTTTTAATTTTTCGTGTATATATTTTATATTGGAATTATTTTCTTTATTTTTTATATACATAGGTATGGAGTCCATGGGACCGGGTCTATATAGTGATATTCCGGCTATTATATCTTCCAAATGCTCCGGTTTGAGTTCCTTCATAAACTTTCTCATACCACCGCTTTCAATCTGGAATATACCCAAAGTTTTTCCCGATGAAATTAATTCATATACTTTTTTATCATTGTAATCAAGAGTTTCCAAATCTATCTCTATATTTTTATTCTTTTTTATATTTTCAATAGTTTTTTGAATTACAGTGAGAGTTCTTAGCCCTAAGAAATCCATCTTCAAAAGACCGAGTTCCTCCAAAGTTGTCATAGTAAATTGCGTAGTTATATTGTCATCTTGCACATATAAAGGCACATAATTGTCAACCGGATTTTTAGATATAACCACTCCTGCTGCATGTGTTGATGCGTGCCTTGGCAAATTCTCTATACCTTTTGCCACATCTATTAAGTTGTGTACAGTTTCATCATTATCGTATAGCTTTTTCAAATCCGGATTTATATTAAGTGCAATTTCTATGCTTATTTTGAGTGCGTGTGGTATCATCTTTGCAACTCTATCTGCAAGCGCATAGCTTATACCCATAACTCTCGCAGAATCTCTTACAGCCAATCTCGCCTTAAACGTTCCGAAAGTTATTATCTGAGAAACGTGGTCTTTGCCATATTTTTCCTTGACATAATCTATTACTTTATCTCTTTTTTCATAGCAAAAGTCTATATCTATATCCGGCATAGAAACTCTTTCAGGATTTAAAAATCTCTCAAAGAGTAAGCCGAATTTTATCGGATCTATATCTGTAATTTTAAGTGCATAAGATACTATAGAGCCGGCAGCTGAACCACGTCCCGGCCCAACCATTATATTGTTTATTTTTGCATAATTGATGAAATCCCATACTATCAAAAAATACTCCACATACCCCATTTGATTTATTACATTCAATTCAAAATCAAGTCTGTTTTTTATATCATCTGATACTATTTCATACCTTTGTTTTATACCTTCATCGCATAGCTTTTTCAAATATTCAAATGCAGTATAATTTGACGGCACAGAATATTTAGGCAAATGATAGGAATTAAAATCAAACTCTACATTACACATATCAGCAATTTTTTGAGTATTTGCAAGCGCCTCTTCATCTCCTGAAAATATATCATACATCTCTTCTTGAGATTTAAAATAGAATTCGTTAGTTTGAAATTCCATTTTCTGCTCATCGGCAAGTGTCTTACCTGTCTGTATGCAAAGCAATATTTCGTGAGATTTATAATCTTTTTTGTCAACATAATGGACATCATTGGTAACTACAAGCGGTATCTTGGTGTCAATAGACAATTTTCTTAAATATATATTTACTCTTTTTTGCTCAGCTATATTATGATCTTGCATTTCAAGATAAAAATTACCTTTTCCATATATGTTTTCCAACCTCAATGCAATCTCTTTGGCTTTTTCATAATTTCCTGCAAGTATCTGTTGTTGAACATCCCCAGCCAAACAAGCTGACAAACATATTATCCCCTCGCTGTATTTTTCAAGCAGTTCATAATCAACTCTCGGCTTGTAATAAAATCCGTCTACAAATCCTATTGATACCAATTTTATAAGATTTTTATAGCCTTCGTTATTCTTTGCCAAAAGTATTATATGTCCTGATTTTTTATCTACTGTTTCTTTATCTTTATGAGTTCTTGCACTTGTATAAAGTTCACAGCCTATTATCGGTTTTATCCCGTTCTTCTTTGCTGTTTTATAAAAATCAACCACACCGAACATAACGCCGTGATCCGTTATAGCAACTGAATCCATGCCGAGATTTTTCGCTTTTTCAATAACTTCATTTATCTTGGAGAATCCGTCAAGTAATGAATACGGAGTATGTAAATGCAGATGAACAAATTTTTTATCCATAGTTTATTACCTTTTTTAATTTTTCAAAAATATTTAACATTTATTATATCATAAATAAATATATTAAAAAATTAATAATTTTTACATTTTGATAACTATGTATTTTTTAATTCAAAAATTGAATTACCTCTACTACAATAATTTTAATTTTATCTAAAAAATAATCTCATGCTTTATTCAATTATCTTTTGAGCTATGCTACAATACATTTATTGCAAAATAAGTAAAAAAGAATGTTTATTCATATAATAATATTGGTAATAAGTTTATAGATAATGCCTATTTTTATATCTTTATCAAAACTATTGTTAAAAAAGCTTGTATTAAAGTCGTTTTAAAATATTAAACTGTTAGAAGGAGATACATATGCCATTAGAAATTATTAGAGCTGATATAACTAAGTTGGAAGTAGATGCCATAGTAAATGCTGCTAATTCTTCTCTGCTCGGTGGTGGCGGAGTAGACGGGGCTATACATAAAGCTGCCGGAAAAGAATTGTTGGAAGAATGTAGAAAATTAAATGGCTGTAATACAGGTATGGCAAAAATAACTAAAGGATATAATTTACCTGCAAAATACATAATACATACAGTAGGACCAATATATAGAGGTGGAAATAATAATGAGAAACAAGAGCTTACTAATTGTTACAAAAACTCACTAAAACTTGCTAAAGAACATAAAATAAACAGCATTGCGTTTCCGATAATATCATCAGGTGCATATGGATACCCTAAAGATAAAGCTATCGAAGTGGCAACTTTTGCTATAAGTAGTTTTTTAGAAGAAAATGATATGATGATATATCTTGTAGTATACGACACGCTGTCATTTAAAATTTCTGAAGACTTATTTAAAGATATAAAAGCGTATATAGATGATAATTATGTAGATAGCAACTCTAATTTTAATATAAACAGAGGTTTTGGTCTTATTGGCGGGGCAGGAGCAGGTATTGCTCCAGGATTTTCCACCAGAATTTTTATCGGTACTCCTAATAATAAACCAGATAGAAGAATACCTAAAGAAGATGGTATTATGGAAATGCAATTACCATCAGAAAAAGAAGCCCTCCAAAAAGAACCGGCACTGAAATCAATAAGAACATCATCTAAATCAACTTCTCTTGAAGATAGAATAGAAAACCTTGAAGATACTTTTTCACAAAGGTTATTAAAACTGATTGATGAAAAAGGAAAAACAGACGTTGAGATATATAAAAAAGCTAATATAGATAGAAAACTGTTTTCTAAAATTCGTAGCGATATACACTATAAGCCGAAAAAGATAACCGCACTTGCTTTCGCATTAGCTCTGGAATTATCCATAGATGAAACAAAAGATTTTTTACAAACTTGCGGATATGCTCTATCAAGAAGCAGTAAGTTTGATGTGATAGTAGAATATTTCATTAAAAAAAATAACTACGATGTATTTGAAATAAACAACGCTCTATTTAAGTTTGAAGAACAAACAATAGGAGCATAGAATTTGTCGCTTGCTATGCGACCACTTATAATATAAATAATGATATACTTCATATATAAACTTAAATAATAACTGTGCAAAAATATTAAATTAAAACTGTATTTATACAGGCAAATTACTTATTTAATAAAAATATATAGTTTACGCTTAATTATTATGCAATATTTTTCTTAAAGTTATATCTTTTTTATTAAATATTGGTATTAAATAAGTTTTATATATTTGCACAAAAATTTAATTCTTTATATTGGAGGTAATCATGATGAAAAATAATATTACTGAGATAGTTTTTATATTGGATAGAAGCGGTTCAATGCAAGGACTTGAGCTTGATACAATAGGCGGATATAACGGTATGATAGAAAAACAAAAAAAAGAAGACGGAAAAGCAATAATAACAACTGTACTTTTTGACGATGAATATGAATTGCTCCATGACAGATTTGATATAAACGATATAAAACCTTTAACAGAAAATGAATATTATGTGCGTGGTTGCACAGCTCTATTAGATGCAGTCGGTAAAAGTATAACAAAGATAGCAAATGTCCAAAAAAATATATCACAAAAAGCAGACAAAGTATTATTTATCATAACTACAGACGGATATGAA containing:
- a CDS encoding glycerophosphodiester phosphodiesterase family protein, yielding MKRKILPLLMLTALLTTNTIYAEININDINNSVKSNEASQIEKPKTESTEKEQKVEDLEALENKPKETQTKIVDVFKNIPNSQYVVRLRTQSKQELQSLYDRGFRVFEITVSATLDNQIVLADNFSEYFYRYYEAYIQRPTIDEYFSYKMKNGETQMSIGDINVFLNNYPDARFFVKSLDTEKNIFDILNNKSFKNKDKLIIETTDILGNYKTFDNVALVDLKGENNIYSFAVNNKDKNIMFVYQNTSPNQKEMEEIKKAKRRVYEINKPTLTNKNESKFDGYIYSIEDIVNLPIAIPQAVKSNNYIRPAIQNDRFIAHAGGKVLGIVGTNTLQAMNSSYSRGNRILEIDFDWTTDGKIVQLHDWASFKKLTGDVFSNNYYMKYEEFKNKKMINSLKQMSIDDTLEWLKNNTDAYIVTDVKEDNMENGNIKALTEFANSSKEIQSRFIPQIYDTVQYQKIKDLGYKNIIYTLYRTEQSPYGVLEFAKCNDLFAVTMDNLYRVYTTLPELLTNNGIRVYIHTENDKTKAKAYINGQKAYGIYSDDILSAVELNS
- a CDS encoding DNA polymerase III subunit alpha, with product MDKKFVHLHLHTPYSLLDGFSKINEVIEKAKNLGMDSVAITDHGVMFGVVDFYKTAKKNGIKPIIGCELYTSARTHKDKETVDKKSGHIILLAKNNEGYKNLIKLVSIGFVDGFYYKPRVDYELLEKYSEGIICLSACLAGDVQQQILAGNYEKAKEIALRLENIYGKGNFYLEMQDHNIAEQKRVNIYLRKLSIDTKIPLVVTNDVHYVDKKDYKSHEILLCIQTGKTLADEQKMEFQTNEFYFKSQEEMYDIFSGDEEALANTQKIADMCNVEFDFNSYHLPKYSVPSNYTAFEYLKKLCDEGIKQRYEIVSDDIKNRLDFELNVINQMGYVEYFLIVWDFINYAKINNIMVGPGRGSAAGSIVSYALKITDIDPIKFGLLFERFLNPERVSMPDIDIDFCYEKRDKVIDYVKEKYGKDHVSQIITFGTFKARLAVRDSARVMGISYALADRVAKMIPHALKISIEIALNINPDLKKLYDNDETVHNLIDVAKGIENLPRHASTHAAGVVISKNPVDNYVPLYVQDDNITTQFTMTTLEELGLLKMDFLGLRTLTVIQKTIENIKKNKNIEIDLETLDYNDKKVYELISSGKTLGIFQIESGGMRKFMKELKPEHLEDIIAGISLYRPGPMDSIPMYIKNKENNSNIKYIHEKLKPILSVTNGIMIYQEQVMQAVRDLAGYSYGRADLVRRAMSKKKMDVMEQERKNFVYGNEEENIIGCIKNGVDEESANKIFDDMIDFANYAFNKSHAAAYAVISYQTAYLKTHYKVEFMAALMSSVIGNIDKIIEYKIDCEENDVKILPPDINYSYSDFHVENDAIRFPLSALKGIGFAVADNIAFEREKNGDYTSFEDIVERLESKNINKKVVESLIKSGAIDSLIPNRASIMSNYESIINSIQLRKKNNIQGQISFFNNESIKNYRQDSIVKINEFSHEILLSMEKDILGFYLSGNPLDKYKKIIDSNVNINSVQIKEINEENTSISDIENLKIGIVGIINKIKINSTKKNNELMAFLTIEDLYSSVEVIVFPKIYAQISAYLIKDSVIFVKGRLSLEEDEDNRVIAESIQSIDDLEEIKKVYVKIDDFKNSPKVHLVENLTKPYGNAKLYFYDEKTKKVMVKDNMNIDYSDEIISRIKALVGDDNVKII
- a CDS encoding O-acetyl-ADP-ribose deacetylase → MPLEIIRADITKLEVDAIVNAANSSLLGGGGVDGAIHKAAGKELLEECRKLNGCNTGMAKITKGYNLPAKYIIHTVGPIYRGGNNNEKQELTNCYKNSLKLAKEHKINSIAFPIISSGAYGYPKDKAIEVATFAISSFLEENDMMIYLVVYDTLSFKISEDLFKDIKAYIDDNYVDSNSNFNINRGFGLIGGAGAGIAPGFSTRIFIGTPNNKPDRRIPKEDGIMEMQLPSEKEALQKEPALKSIRTSSKSTSLEDRIENLEDTFSQRLLKLIDEKGKTDVEIYKKANIDRKLFSKIRSDIHYKPKKITALAFALALELSIDETKDFLQTCGYALSRSSKFDVIVEYFIKKNNYDVFEINNALFKFEEQTIGA
- a CDS encoding vWA domain-containing protein produces the protein MKNNITEIVFILDRSGSMQGLELDTIGGYNGMIEKQKKEDGKAIITTVLFDDEYELLHDRFDINDIKPLTENEYYVRGCTALLDAVGKSITKIANVQKNISQKADKVLFIITTDGYENASKEYTYDKIKSMINEQKEKYGWEFIFMGANIDAVKEAGKFGIDKNNAVNYHSDRVGTGLCYGVMSEVISQVRRNKKLSSDWKDSIDKDYNSRNKSKR